In one window of Eggerthella guodeyinii DNA:
- a CDS encoding MDR family MFS transporter — protein sequence MNEQQLVAQQHKVTRKEITVIGIVLAGAFLAILNQTVLSPALPKLMDAFSISAGTAQWVTSIYMLVNGIMVPITGFLIDRFSTRKLFFVSLVSFIVGTALCAAAPSFELLIVGRVLQAAGAGVQLPLVGVVPMLIFPPEKRGTAMGMAGIVMSCAPAAGPVLAGGIIDAWGWRMMFWAMIPLAILVLVVSFFLLTNVGELKRPHLDVPSIVLSTFAFGGLLYGFSSASTLGWGSVVVIGSIVVGVVALVWFIHRQLHIDEPLLQLRALKTPTFAYSAIIVTVVNSALAVGSVILPIYLQNVLGLTAFETGILMTPGAVATIFLSPISGMLFDKFGPRVIAIVGLTGLTASLAALSFVDDKTVVAYLVVFYVIQSSGLTLANMPVTTWGINALSNDMIAHGNAISNTGRQVGGAVSTALIVTVMTMVTAANAEAGPVLSTAAGIDVAYGISAAVAAIALIIAILKVRNVKNRATATPAPQVEASRAVDLEEAREGAGR from the coding sequence TTGAACGAGCAACAACTGGTAGCCCAGCAGCACAAAGTAACCCGCAAGGAGATCACCGTCATCGGCATCGTGCTGGCCGGCGCGTTTCTCGCCATCCTGAACCAAACCGTCCTGTCGCCCGCGCTGCCGAAGCTGATGGACGCGTTCTCCATCTCGGCCGGCACCGCCCAGTGGGTGACGTCCATCTACATGCTGGTCAACGGCATCATGGTGCCCATCACCGGGTTCCTCATCGACCGCTTCTCCACGCGCAAGCTGTTCTTCGTCTCGCTCGTCTCGTTCATCGTGGGCACGGCGCTGTGCGCGGCGGCCCCCTCGTTCGAGCTCCTCATCGTGGGACGCGTGCTGCAGGCGGCCGGCGCGGGCGTGCAGCTGCCGCTCGTGGGCGTGGTGCCCATGCTCATCTTCCCGCCCGAGAAGCGCGGCACGGCCATGGGCATGGCCGGCATCGTGATGAGCTGCGCGCCGGCGGCCGGTCCCGTGCTGGCCGGCGGCATCATCGACGCGTGGGGCTGGCGCATGATGTTCTGGGCGATGATCCCGCTGGCCATCCTCGTGCTGGTGGTGAGCTTCTTCCTGCTCACGAACGTGGGCGAGCTCAAGCGCCCGCACCTCGACGTGCCGTCCATCGTGCTGTCCACGTTCGCGTTCGGCGGCCTGCTGTACGGCTTCTCCAGCGCCAGCACGCTGGGTTGGGGCAGCGTCGTGGTCATTGGCAGCATCGTGGTGGGCGTGGTCGCGCTCGTGTGGTTCATCCATCGCCAGCTGCACATCGACGAGCCGCTGCTGCAGCTGCGCGCCCTCAAGACGCCCACGTTCGCATACTCGGCCATCATCGTGACGGTGGTCAACTCGGCGCTGGCCGTAGGCAGCGTCATCCTGCCCATCTACCTGCAGAACGTCCTGGGGCTGACGGCGTTCGAAACCGGCATCCTCATGACGCCCGGCGCCGTGGCGACCATCTTCCTGAGCCCCATCAGCGGCATGCTGTTCGACAAGTTCGGCCCGCGCGTCATCGCCATCGTGGGCCTGACCGGGCTCACCGCCTCGCTGGCGGCGCTGTCCTTCGTCGACGACAAGACGGTGGTCGCGTACCTCGTGGTGTTCTACGTCATCCAATCCTCGGGCCTGACGCTGGCGAACATGCCGGTGACCACCTGGGGCATCAACGCGCTGTCGAACGACATGATCGCGCACGGCAACGCCATCAGCAACACGGGCCGTCAGGTGGGCGGAGCGGTGAGCACGGCGCTCATCGTGACGGTGATGACCATGGTGACCGCGGCGAACGCCGAGGCCGGGCCCGTGCTGTCCACGGCGGCGGGCATCGACGTGGCGTACGGCATCTCTGCGGCGGTGGCGGCGATCGCGCTGATCATCGCCATCTTGAAGGTGCGCAACGTGAAGAACCGCGCGACCGCGACGCCCGCACCGCAGGTCGAGGCATCGCGCGCGGTTGATTTGGAAGAGGCTCGGGAAGGGGCTGGACGATGA
- a CDS encoding CBS domain-containing protein — translation MNQTIGAIMERDVFTCRYDQDLGEVVALFNELGTSGLAVVDEELHVVGFISDGDIMKAVAAQKTRSIFGGGYANMVLYDNESFEEKARALKHRNVMELAVQKVLCATADQTVGEIADVLAKKKFKKVPVIDENGKLIGVVRRATITRYLFDVLFGEEDAGE, via the coding sequence ATGAACCAGACGATTGGCGCCATCATGGAGCGGGACGTGTTCACGTGCCGCTACGATCAGGATCTCGGCGAGGTGGTGGCCCTGTTCAACGAGCTGGGCACGAGCGGCCTCGCCGTGGTGGACGAAGAGCTCCACGTGGTGGGGTTCATCAGCGACGGCGACATCATGAAGGCAGTGGCCGCGCAGAAGACGCGCTCCATCTTCGGCGGCGGTTACGCCAACATGGTGCTGTACGACAACGAGTCCTTCGAGGAGAAGGCCCGCGCGCTCAAGCACCGCAACGTCATGGAGCTGGCCGTGCAGAAGGTGCTATGCGCCACGGCCGATCAGACCGTGGGCGAGATCGCCGACGTGCTGGCGAAGAAGAAGTTCAAGAAGGTGCCGGTCATCGACGAGAACGGCAAGCTCATCGGCGTGGTGCGCCGCGCCACCATCACGCGCTACCTGTTCGACGTGCTGTTCGGCGAGGAGGACGCGGGGGAGTAG
- the dapB gene encoding 4-hydroxy-tetrahydrodipicolinate reductase encodes MKVIVVGCHGQMGQPISRFVDEREGMELVGGVGPAGRDYIGRDLGQVVGLGRDLGIPVVDDLASVIDRCDALIDVSSVEQCLDTLDLAVEHGKALVTASTGFTPEQFERFEAAGQRIPVIFKCNTSKMVNVMLKLVEIAARALVDETDIEIIDQHDRYKLDAPSGTAVIIGNMIAELKGTTLDELAEYGRGGHGARKPGGVGFHSLRAGDITSDHKVYFGGFGERLEITHYSYSDDCFARGAVDCAAYLCGKPAGVYRIADVFDLG; translated from the coding sequence ATGAAGGTGATCGTCGTCGGATGTCATGGGCAGATGGGGCAGCCCATCAGCCGGTTCGTGGATGAACGCGAGGGCATGGAGCTGGTGGGCGGCGTGGGCCCTGCGGGGCGCGACTACATCGGCCGCGACCTCGGGCAGGTGGTGGGCCTCGGGCGCGACCTGGGCATCCCCGTGGTGGACGACCTCGCATCCGTCATCGACCGGTGCGATGCGCTCATCGACGTGTCCAGCGTGGAGCAGTGCCTCGACACGCTCGACCTGGCCGTCGAGCACGGGAAGGCCCTCGTCACCGCCAGCACCGGGTTCACGCCCGAGCAGTTCGAGCGCTTCGAGGCGGCGGGCCAGCGCATCCCGGTGATCTTCAAATGCAACACGTCGAAGATGGTGAACGTGATGCTCAAGCTGGTGGAGATCGCCGCGCGGGCCCTCGTGGACGAGACGGATATCGAGATCATCGACCAGCACGACCGTTATAAGCTGGACGCGCCCAGCGGCACCGCCGTCATCATCGGCAACATGATCGCCGAGCTCAAGGGCACCACGCTGGACGAGCTGGCCGAATACGGCCGCGGCGGCCACGGCGCGCGCAAGCCCGGCGGCGTGGGCTTCCATTCGCTGCGCGCCGGCGACATCACGAGCGACCACAAGGTGTACTTCGGCGGCTTCGGCGAGCGCTTGGAGATCACCCATTACTCCTACAGCGACGACTGCTTCGCCCGCGGCGCCGTCGACTGCGCCGCCTACCTGTGCGGCAAGCCCGCCGGCGTCTACCGCATCGCCGACGTGTTCGACCTGGGCTGA
- a CDS encoding dimethyl sulfoxide reductase anchor subunit family protein — MDLALLQLPMVLFTTLVPMASGAFIGLAVAFLTTRFSKEHLARIDRWTLLPLAILAVGYIASFVALSSPQYAMSLFQGIDIAPLSFVGIAGMLFVALAVVYWIIAMTGNLDERPRKVFATVVGAASLLLSLSIGVMYMGSAVLTWDSPLVPLGIVGFCVAGGVPLGALVVAVAGGMPEARRTQFPAAALVTAFIGVVAAIVAVSAQLLFAQSTFSAFFPGADVLPGSWVYLVISIVGFVAMLATLRATLMPGGRNAAAMGRTAGAAAAIPLRDREDVDADAPVGIRSAIPLLVAGNAAVLIGIFVARLMFYALQV; from the coding sequence ATGGACCTCGCACTGCTTCAACTGCCGATGGTTCTGTTCACCACGCTCGTGCCGATGGCATCGGGCGCATTCATCGGCTTGGCGGTGGCGTTTCTGACCACGCGCTTCAGCAAGGAGCACCTCGCCCGCATCGACCGCTGGACGCTCCTGCCGCTTGCTATTCTGGCGGTGGGCTACATCGCGTCGTTCGTGGCTCTCTCGTCGCCGCAGTACGCGATGAGCCTGTTCCAAGGCATCGACATCGCACCGCTGTCCTTCGTGGGCATTGCCGGCATGTTGTTCGTGGCGTTGGCGGTGGTGTACTGGATCATCGCGATGACGGGCAACCTGGACGAGCGTCCGCGCAAGGTGTTCGCCACCGTGGTGGGTGCGGCGTCGCTGCTGCTGTCGCTCAGCATCGGCGTGATGTACATGGGTTCCGCGGTGCTCACCTGGGACTCGCCGCTCGTGCCGCTCGGCATCGTCGGCTTCTGCGTAGCCGGCGGCGTGCCGCTCGGCGCGCTCGTCGTGGCCGTTGCGGGCGGGATGCCCGAGGCACGCCGGACGCAGTTCCCCGCGGCGGCGCTCGTCACGGCGTTCATCGGCGTGGTGGCGGCCATCGTCGCCGTGAGCGCCCAGCTGCTGTTCGCCCAGTCCACGTTCAGCGCGTTCTTCCCGGGAGCCGACGTGCTCCCCGGTTCGTGGGTGTACCTGGTGATCTCCATCGTGGGATTCGTCGCCATGCTGGCGACGCTGCGCGCCACGCTCATGCCCGGCGGCCGCAACGCGGCGGCGATGGGCCGGACGGCGGGCGCTGCGGCGGCCATCCCGCTGCGCGATCGCGAGGACGTGGACGCCGACGCGCCCGTGGGCATCCGCTCGGCGATCCCGCTGCTCGTAGCCGGCAACGCTGCCGTGCTCATCGGCATCTTCGTCGCGCGCCTCATGTTCTACGCCCTGCAGGTGTAA
- a CDS encoding helix-turn-helix domain-containing protein: MNAATIASILKPNITSLGYGLFLAINAAGVWGGVFPFLPLEFQTTEIVFWFFLAQSLVFSFSYFASALGSYFFPGPTRTFIVRLATMPYLLGWCCLIAAIYLDAWALPLVIAGGALLGLGSAGFYMLWQRLFASQDSDTGNRDLIQGTVYAAVLYFSLYLIPQAVTAFLIPLVFLPLFGLTIVLKSREIDLDQAMFQDVPRDHPRVYQRLANDYWRSALCVGALGFCTGIMRSLAIGEPAVGSLVNVLSMGGSLTAAVALLVLWQFKNLSVNVVGAYRIFFPFVITSFLLLPFLPEEYARWLAGGLYAVYSVAIMLMMIQCAQASRDRGINPVFTYGFFGGIVYALHDVGFIGGTFAEQILVIGIAPLAVVALVAVYLLGLMYFIGQGGFRRIFKHGDGTDAAASIELVALRAHAVEKKPAVAEADAAPAKKAGGKRGERTARPRREEKERVYLDRISKQAALLQQHYRLSERETEVMELIALGNTVARIAEDLVVTENTIRTHSKRIYAKLDIHKKQELLDLIESFDPNDLQE; encoded by the coding sequence TTGAACGCAGCCACCATCGCCAGCATCTTGAAGCCGAACATCACCTCGCTCGGCTACGGCCTGTTCCTGGCCATCAACGCCGCGGGCGTGTGGGGCGGCGTGTTCCCGTTCCTGCCGCTGGAGTTCCAAACCACCGAGATCGTGTTCTGGTTCTTCCTCGCGCAATCGCTCGTGTTCTCGTTCAGCTACTTTGCCAGCGCCCTCGGGTCGTACTTCTTCCCCGGGCCCACGCGCACGTTCATCGTGCGGCTGGCCACCATGCCCTACCTTCTGGGATGGTGCTGCCTCATCGCGGCCATCTACCTCGACGCGTGGGCGCTGCCGCTCGTGATCGCCGGCGGGGCGCTGCTGGGGCTGGGGTCGGCCGGCTTCTACATGCTGTGGCAGCGGCTGTTCGCCAGCCAGGATTCCGACACCGGCAACCGCGACCTCATCCAGGGTACCGTATACGCGGCGGTGCTGTACTTCTCGCTGTACCTTATTCCGCAGGCGGTGACGGCGTTCCTCATCCCGCTCGTGTTCCTGCCGCTGTTCGGGTTGACCATCGTGCTGAAAAGCCGCGAGATCGACCTCGACCAAGCCATGTTCCAGGACGTGCCGCGCGACCACCCCCGCGTGTACCAGCGGCTCGCGAACGATTACTGGCGCAGCGCCCTGTGCGTGGGCGCGCTGGGATTCTGCACCGGCATCATGCGCTCGCTGGCCATCGGCGAGCCGGCGGTGGGGTCGCTCGTCAACGTGCTGTCGATGGGCGGCTCGCTGACCGCCGCCGTGGCGCTGCTGGTGCTGTGGCAGTTCAAGAACCTCAGCGTGAACGTGGTGGGCGCGTACCGCATCTTCTTCCCATTCGTCATCACGTCGTTTCTGCTGCTGCCGTTTCTGCCCGAGGAGTACGCACGCTGGCTGGCCGGCGGCCTGTACGCCGTGTACAGCGTGGCCATCATGCTCATGATGATCCAATGCGCGCAGGCTTCGCGCGACCGCGGCATCAATCCCGTGTTCACCTACGGGTTCTTCGGCGGCATCGTGTACGCGTTGCACGACGTGGGCTTCATCGGCGGAACGTTCGCCGAGCAGATCCTCGTGATCGGCATCGCGCCGCTGGCCGTGGTGGCGCTCGTGGCGGTGTACTTGCTGGGGCTCATGTACTTCATCGGCCAGGGCGGGTTCCGGCGCATCTTCAAGCACGGCGACGGCACCGATGCGGCGGCCAGCATCGAGCTTGTGGCGCTGCGGGCGCATGCGGTGGAGAAGAAGCCCGCGGTTGCCGAGGCCGATGCGGCGCCGGCCAAGAAGGCGGGCGGCAAGCGCGGCGAGCGCACCGCGCGACCCCGTCGCGAGGAGAAGGAGCGCGTGTACCTCGACCGCATCTCGAAGCAGGCCGCGCTGCTGCAGCAGCACTACCGCCTGAGCGAGCGCGAGACGGAGGTCATGGAGCTCATCGCCCTCGGCAACACCGTGGCGCGCATCGCCGAGGATCTCGTGGTGACCGAGAACACCATCCGCACGCACTCGAAGCGCATCTACGCGAAGCTCGACATCCACAAGAAGCAGGAGCTGCTCGACCTCATCGAGTCGTTCGACCCGAACGACCTGCAGGAGTAG
- a CDS encoding DMSO/selenate family reductase complex A subunit, with product MTNMLENAQVSRRTFMKGSALAGLGAAAMGTGAVSLFGCSPSADGAKGGDAAATQAVEETTTWGHCAINCPGRCSLKFHVQDDEVAWVETYTSKDAGFDEVQPRACLRGRTYRRWLANPDRINYPMKRVGKRGEGKFEQISWDEAIDTAATKLQEVIDKYGNEAVYVPYATGVSATTSRPFNRMLSLVGGYLNFYNSYSTAQISCITPYMYGSKQSSGSTLSAAEDAALILVFGSSPTETRQGGAVSHYDWAHLREKTSAKIYMIDPRMNDSIMGHSEEWLPINPGTDAALVAGIAHELIANDMVDLDFLHTYCVGYDEETMPEAYQGKNMSYRAYVMGEGYDMVEKTPEWAAKITGIPADRIKSLAEEIGTTHPLYVNQGWGPQRRSNGEWTAWSIMTLPCLVGQIGLPGTSNGTREGSNSVSLSSLPKGDNPVKASIPCFLFTDAIDHGPDMTSKNAGVKGVDQLSTGIKYMINYAGNCLTNQHGDINRAHDILADESKCEFILGIDTAMCDSMKYADIILPDLFRFEQVSQIGTGGDNAYMISGQPCTTPKFERKTAYEMASLMADKLGVKEEFTEGKTEEEWIKSIYEESREKDDTLPTYEEAMEMGVYTRQGKPKIAMEKFRSDPTGSALDTPSGKIEIFSEAVLQFTDGWELTEGDTLPGMDTLPPIPVYIPEWDGVETTTDEYPLALTGFHYRGRLHSSWGGIEELKEVNPQEAWINPADAKERSIKQGDKIRVKNAHGEVELLAKVTPRVVPGTVAISQGAWHDADMSGDRLDKGGSINTLTTQRPSPLSKGNPQHTNICQVTKA from the coding sequence ATGACGAACATGTTGGAGAATGCTCAGGTGTCTCGCCGCACGTTCATGAAGGGCTCGGCGCTGGCCGGCCTGGGTGCGGCTGCGATGGGCACGGGTGCCGTGTCGCTGTTCGGCTGCTCGCCGAGCGCCGACGGCGCGAAGGGCGGCGACGCCGCTGCGACGCAGGCCGTCGAGGAGACCACGACGTGGGGCCACTGCGCCATCAACTGCCCCGGCCGTTGCAGCCTGAAGTTCCACGTGCAGGACGACGAGGTCGCCTGGGTGGAAACCTACACGAGCAAGGACGCCGGCTTCGACGAGGTGCAGCCTCGCGCCTGCCTGCGCGGTCGTACGTATCGCCGCTGGCTCGCGAACCCCGACCGCATCAACTACCCCATGAAGCGCGTCGGCAAGCGCGGCGAAGGCAAGTTCGAGCAAATCTCGTGGGACGAGGCGATCGACACCGCCGCCACCAAGCTCCAGGAAGTTATCGACAAATACGGCAATGAGGCGGTGTACGTGCCGTACGCAACGGGCGTGTCCGCGACGACGTCGCGTCCGTTCAACCGCATGCTGTCGTTGGTGGGCGGTTATCTGAACTTCTACAACAGCTATTCCACCGCGCAGATCTCCTGCATCACCCCGTATATGTACGGTTCGAAGCAGTCGAGTGGCTCCACGCTGTCTGCCGCCGAGGATGCAGCTCTCATTCTGGTGTTCGGGTCCAGCCCGACCGAGACGCGTCAGGGTGGCGCCGTATCGCACTACGATTGGGCGCATCTGCGCGAGAAGACGAGTGCGAAGATCTACATGATCGACCCTCGCATGAACGATTCCATCATGGGTCATTCCGAAGAGTGGTTGCCCATCAACCCGGGCACCGATGCGGCACTCGTTGCGGGTATTGCGCATGAACTCATCGCGAACGATATGGTGGACCTCGACTTCCTGCACACGTACTGCGTGGGCTACGATGAGGAGACCATGCCCGAGGCGTACCAGGGCAAGAACATGTCCTATCGCGCGTACGTTATGGGCGAAGGCTACGACATGGTGGAGAAGACCCCCGAGTGGGCCGCGAAGATTACGGGCATTCCGGCTGATCGCATCAAGAGCCTCGCCGAGGAGATCGGCACCACGCATCCGCTGTACGTGAACCAGGGCTGGGGTCCGCAGCGCCGCAGCAATGGCGAGTGGACGGCGTGGTCTATCATGACCCTGCCGTGCCTCGTCGGCCAGATCGGCCTCCCCGGCACGAGCAACGGCACGCGTGAGGGCAGCAACTCCGTGTCGCTGAGCAGTCTGCCCAAGGGCGACAACCCGGTGAAGGCATCCATCCCATGCTTCCTGTTCACGGATGCTATCGACCATGGTCCCGACATGACGTCGAAGAACGCGGGCGTGAAGGGCGTGGACCAGCTTTCCACGGGCATCAAGTACATGATCAATTACGCCGGCAACTGCCTGACGAACCAGCATGGTGACATCAACCGTGCGCACGATATCCTCGCTGACGAGAGCAAGTGCGAATTCATCTTGGGCATCGATACAGCGATGTGCGATTCGATGAAGTACGCTGATATCATCCTGCCCGACCTGTTCCGTTTCGAGCAGGTGTCGCAGATCGGCACCGGCGGCGACAACGCGTACATGATCAGCGGCCAGCCGTGCACCACGCCGAAGTTTGAGCGCAAGACGGCGTACGAGATGGCGTCGCTCATGGCCGACAAGCTGGGCGTGAAGGAAGAGTTCACCGAAGGCAAGACCGAAGAAGAGTGGATCAAGTCCATCTACGAGGAGTCTCGCGAGAAGGACGACACGCTTCCCACGTACGAAGAGGCCATGGAGATGGGCGTCTACACGCGCCAGGGCAAGCCCAAGATCGCGATGGAGAAGTTCCGCTCCGATCCGACTGGCAGCGCGCTCGACACGCCGTCCGGCAAGATCGAGATCTTCTCCGAGGCCGTGCTGCAGTTCACCGACGGCTGGGAGCTGACGGAGGGCGATACGCTGCCCGGCATGGACACGCTGCCTCCGATTCCGGTGTATATTCCCGAGTGGGACGGCGTCGAGACTACCACGGACGAGTACCCGCTGGCGTTAACCGGCTTCCACTATCGTGGTCGTCTGCACTCATCGTGGGGCGGCATCGAGGAGCTCAAGGAGGTCAACCCGCAGGAGGCGTGGATCAACCCCGCCGACGCGAAGGAACGCAGCATCAAGCAGGGCGACAAGATCCGCGTGAAGAATGCGCATGGCGAAGTCGAGCTGCTGGCGAAGGTTACGCCGCGTGTGGTTCCCGGCACGGTGGCCATCTCGCAGGGCGCGTGGCACGATGCCGACATGTCGGGTGATCGTCTTGACAAGGGCGGCAGCATCAACACGCTGACTACTCAGCGTCCCTCCCCGTTGTCGAAGGGCAACCCTCAGCATACGAACATCTGCCAGGTTACCAAGGCGTAG
- a CDS encoding 4Fe-4S dicluster domain-containing protein → MSQQAFYFDGTRCTGCKTCQMACKDYKDLSVGLSFRHVYEVTIGDTVKDADGILTTTCVSYPLSMSCNHCDSPICFEKCPQSAIIKDADTGLMSIDEEKCIGCGTCAIVCPYNAPKVDEEKKKAVRCNGCAERVAAGEKPVCVEACPARALDFGTAEEMAKLGERGNIAPLPDPSETSPNIYIKASADAQPVGAAEIVNPLEVA, encoded by the coding sequence ATGTCTCAACAGGCATTCTACTTTGACGGCACGCGCTGCACCGGGTGCAAGACCTGCCAGATGGCGTGCAAGGATTACAAGGATCTCAGCGTTGGCCTGTCGTTCCGTCACGTGTACGAGGTGACCATCGGCGACACCGTGAAGGACGCCGACGGCATCCTGACCACCACGTGCGTCAGCTATCCGCTGTCCATGTCGTGCAACCACTGCGATTCGCCGATCTGCTTCGAGAAGTGCCCGCAGAGCGCCATCATCAAGGACGCCGACACGGGCCTCATGTCCATCGACGAGGAGAAGTGCATCGGCTGCGGCACGTGCGCCATCGTGTGCCCGTACAACGCGCCGAAGGTGGACGAGGAGAAGAAGAAGGCCGTGCGCTGCAACGGCTGCGCCGAGCGCGTGGCCGCAGGCGAGAAGCCGGTGTGCGTGGAGGCCTGCCCGGCCCGCGCCCTGGACTTCGGCACGGCCGAGGAGATGGCGAAGCTGGGCGAGCGCGGCAACATCGCTCCGCTGCCCGACCCCTCCGAGACGAGCCCGAACATCTACATCAAGGCATCCGCCGACGCTCAGCCGGTCGGCGCAGCCGAGATCGTGAACCCGCTCGAGGTCGCGTAA